Within Terriglobales bacterium, the genomic segment TCAATAAATCAAGAAATCAATAAATTCCTATGGGCGGCTTCAATCCCAAGCAGTTGCAGTCCATGCTGGCGCAGGCGCGCGAGCAGTACGAGGCCCTGCAGAAGAAGCTGGCCGAAACCGTGGTGGAGGCCTCGGCGGGCGGCGGCGCGGTCAACGTGAGGATGAACGGCCGGAAGAATCTCCTGTCCGTCACCATCGAGCCCGAGCTGGCCCGCTCCGGAGACGCGGAGATGCTGCAGGACCTGATCACCGCCGCGGTCAACGAGGCGGGGCGCAAGGTGGACGAGGTGCTGCAGACAAGCGTGGGAGGCCTTTTGGGGGGGATGCAGGGGCTCTTGTGATCGAGTAATTGGGTAATTGAGGAATCGGGTAATTGAAAACCCGGGCACAGCCGCTTCTCAATT encodes:
- a CDS encoding YbaB/EbfC family nucleoid-associated protein, coding for MGGFNPKQLQSMLAQAREQYEALQKKLAETVVEASAGGGAVNVRMNGRKNLLSVTIEPELARSGDAEMLQDLITAAVNEAGRKVDEVLQTSVGGLLGGMQGLL